Proteins found in one Paenibacillus sp. FSL R10-2782 genomic segment:
- a CDS encoding fused response regulator/phosphatase: protein MRILIVDDNPTNVIIIREILKKENYRDVISASSAAEMLEHLGIGDRTISLRPRPSDIDLVLLDMMMPEMDGIEACSIVQEYEHLKDIPIIMVTAVGDSKKLAEALDVGAVDYVTKPINKVELMARIRLALRLKQEKDWHKDRDQRIQDELKLAAMVQQAVLSPAIQDPALQVNALYQPSFELAGDLYSWYSLGEGRYAIILLDMMGHGISSSLFCMFIASVLKDTVTTYVEPEKVIQELNRRFNQLDLGKQLVQYYFTAIYMVIDTRSRRIDYVNAGHPPGLLFSQDGSITKFDRACSPVGLFDKIDAEMHTIHYEGSGHIALYTDGLLEAVEGEYEEQLEYLTACLRQHEEWNEEAMLDAFFRKEAPQDRDDDKCLIWISLKEGEGLHENQK from the coding sequence ATGAGAATCCTAATTGTTGACGATAATCCGACCAATGTCATTATTATTCGTGAAATATTAAAGAAAGAAAATTATAGGGATGTTATCTCTGCCAGCTCAGCCGCAGAAATGTTGGAGCATTTGGGGATCGGCGACCGTACCATTAGTCTGCGCCCCCGACCTTCCGATATTGATTTGGTTCTGCTGGATATGATGATGCCTGAAATGGATGGTATCGAAGCTTGCAGCATCGTACAGGAATACGAGCATCTGAAAGATATACCCATCATCATGGTAACTGCTGTAGGCGATTCCAAGAAACTGGCAGAGGCACTGGACGTAGGGGCCGTCGATTACGTCACCAAGCCTATTAATAAGGTAGAGTTAATGGCCAGAATACGGCTTGCCTTGCGTCTCAAACAGGAAAAGGATTGGCATAAAGACCGGGACCAGCGGATTCAAGACGAACTAAAGCTGGCCGCGATGGTACAGCAGGCGGTGCTTAGTCCTGCCATTCAAGACCCGGCGCTGCAAGTCAATGCCCTGTATCAGCCCTCCTTTGAACTGGCGGGAGATTTGTATTCCTGGTATTCACTCGGGGAAGGAAGATATGCCATCATTTTGCTGGATATGATGGGTCATGGCATCTCTTCTTCACTGTTCTGCATGTTCATTGCTTCTGTACTCAAGGATACCGTGACCACGTACGTAGAGCCCGAAAAGGTAATTCAGGAGCTGAATCGTCGCTTTAATCAACTGGATCTGGGCAAGCAGCTCGTGCAGTATTATTTTACGGCGATCTATATGGTCATTGATACCCGTTCTCGGCGGATTGATTATGTGAATGCGGGGCATCCGCCCGGCTTGCTGTTCAGTCAGGACGGCAGCATCACCAAATTTGACCGTGCGTGCAGTCCGGTAGGCTTGTTTGATAAAATTGATGCGGAAATGCACACGATCCATTATGAAGGATCGGGGCATATCGCTTTGTATACCGATGGCTTGCTGGAGGCCGTAGAGGGCGAATATGAGGAACAACTGGAATATTTGACTGCGTGTCTGCGCCAGCATGAGGAATGGAATGAAGAAGCGATGCTGGATGCTTTTTTTCGTAAAGAAGCACCGCAGGATCGCGATGATGATAAGTGCCTGATCTGGATTTCATTGAAAGAGGGAGAGGGCTTGCATGAAAATCAGAAATAA
- a CDS encoding general stress protein encodes MNQTHHKSYAKVVENGVQAVEAVNELRNTGYRYEDVFVLAHDQDRTDRIADTVDAKEIGMKEEGVFDSLANLFRSRGDELRAKITSLGFTDTEADFYEKELDQGKVLVIAKKA; translated from the coding sequence ATGAATCAGACCCATCATAAATCTTATGCCAAAGTGGTAGAGAACGGTGTACAAGCCGTCGAAGCGGTGAATGAATTGCGCAACACGGGCTATCGTTATGAGGATGTGTTCGTGCTCGCTCATGATCAGGACCGGACGGATCGTATTGCAGATACGGTGGATGCCAAGGAAATCGGGATGAAGGAAGAGGGCGTTTTTGACTCATTAGCCAATCTGTTCCGTTCCCGTGGCGACGAGCTTCGCGCTAAAATTACTTCCTTGGGATTTACAGATACGGAAGCTGATTTTTACGAAAAAGAACTGGATCAGGGCAAAGTTCTAGTCATTGCCAAAAAAGCTTGA
- a CDS encoding DUF948 domain-containing protein: MLTQVSIFIIAIAFAILVIFLIKTLKAAQGSLEKVTQTLQDVQKTVDELSYELKQTVRHANDITADVDHKLKQVEPVMESVKNLGEVLNEVTLAAKQASAALITRFQKPHHTVDKKTGTETAIKSASSNRPLTSTERTVQSYNETYEEPAAKPAKNWLGYVDIAAGVWQKMRQ, translated from the coding sequence ATGTTAACACAGGTCAGTATTTTTATTATCGCTATCGCATTTGCAATTCTCGTTATTTTCCTCATTAAAACACTCAAAGCAGCACAAGGCTCTCTGGAAAAGGTAACTCAGACTCTCCAGGATGTACAAAAAACGGTAGATGAACTGAGCTATGAATTAAAGCAAACGGTTCGACATGCCAATGATATTACCGCTGATGTTGATCATAAATTGAAGCAGGTGGAGCCTGTGATGGAATCGGTAAAAAACTTGGGCGAGGTGCTTAACGAAGTCACTCTGGCTGCGAAGCAGGCTTCAGCGGCATTAATCACCCGGTTTCAGAAGCCGCATCATACAGTGGATAAAAAGACAGGTACGGAAACCGCGATCAAGTCAGCTTCTTCGAACAGGCCGTTAACTTCAACGGAACGGACGGTTCAGAGCTACAATGAGACCTACGAGGAGCCTGCGGCAAAGCCGGCCAAAAACTGGTTGGGTTATGTAGATATCGCTGCCGGGGTGTGGCAAAAAATGCGTCAGTAG
- a CDS encoding DUF1328 family protein, producing the protein MLKWSALFLVFALIAGILGFFGIVVSIAATIAKILFVLFLVLFVISLFTGRRRAS; encoded by the coding sequence ATGCTGAAATGGTCCGCTTTATTTTTAGTTTTTGCCTTGATCGCCGGGATTTTAGGTTTTTTTGGTATCGTTGTATCCATAGCTGCTACAATCGCCAAAATATTGTTTGTGTTATTTCTGGTGTTGTTCGTCATTTCACTCTTTACCGGAAGAAGACGAGCGTCATAG
- a CDS encoding SH3 domain-containing C40 family peptidase — MRRRVMEMLMTSAVLLAAIHMAPGQVDAAASTASTGQKAVIQAAVKLRSGPSTTGDVVSFMKQGEAVTVLEKTNSYWYKIKTSGGVTGYTSSSDKYIKVGATSVAAAVTEPAVRKPEAKESLKTNSSAKEAPASVNSSAGQTKATIQTSVRLRAEASTSSEVLGYMNAGDIVTITDPSNAYWFKITSADGTVGYVSSSPQYIRIGEGVLVQQPVAAPVTSAPDTTAIPAVATPAEAINLPSGDAVAAIEQVINTGMTYLGTPYEYGSDRSSTATFDCSAFTRQIFRQAAGIQLPADSRSQGEWIKQNSQPNTDMTTLKRGDLLFFTNYNASSGAYTSLDNSSQTITHVAVYLGDNKLLHTFSVAGGGVKVTDFSKPWQDRFLFGGSVIQ; from the coding sequence TTGAGAAGACGCGTGATGGAAATGCTCATGACGTCAGCCGTGCTGTTGGCAGCAATTCATATGGCGCCGGGTCAGGTTGACGCAGCGGCATCGACAGCATCTACGGGACAGAAGGCGGTTATTCAGGCGGCTGTAAAGCTTAGATCCGGCCCTTCTACTACGGGAGATGTAGTCAGCTTTATGAAGCAGGGAGAGGCCGTAACGGTATTGGAGAAAACAAACAGCTATTGGTATAAGATCAAGACGTCTGGTGGGGTAACTGGATACACAAGCAGCTCCGACAAGTACATAAAAGTAGGCGCTACCAGCGTCGCTGCTGCTGTCACCGAGCCTGCCGTCCGTAAGCCGGAAGCCAAAGAATCGCTTAAAACTAACAGTTCAGCCAAAGAGGCTCCAGCCTCAGTGAATAGTTCTGCCGGTCAAACGAAAGCTACGATTCAAACGTCCGTTCGTTTACGGGCGGAGGCATCCACTTCATCCGAGGTTTTGGGCTATATGAATGCCGGAGATATCGTGACGATTACCGATCCAAGCAACGCTTATTGGTTCAAGATTACCAGTGCTGATGGCACGGTGGGCTATGTCAGCTCGTCTCCACAGTATATCCGTATTGGAGAGGGCGTTCTTGTACAGCAGCCAGTGGCTGCCCCGGTGACGTCTGCTCCTGACACCACCGCGATTCCTGCTGTAGCAACACCTGCGGAAGCCATAAACTTGCCTTCTGGTGACGCAGTGGCTGCCATTGAACAGGTTATTAACACAGGGATGACTTATCTCGGTACTCCGTATGAATATGGTTCCGATCGTAGCAGTACCGCTACTTTTGATTGCTCGGCATTTACCCGTCAAATTTTCCGTCAGGCTGCAGGTATTCAGCTTCCGGCGGATTCACGTTCACAGGGTGAGTGGATCAAGCAAAATAGTCAGCCAAACACAGACATGACCACGTTGAAGCGTGGCGATCTGCTTTTCTTTACTAATTACAACGCGTCTTCAGGGGCGTATACGTCCTTGGATAATTCCTCCCAAACGATTACACACGTAGCTGTATATCTGGGAGACAACAAGCTTCTTCATACGTTTTCTGTAGCGGGTGGCGGTGTGAAAGTTACGGATTTCAGCAAGCCTTGGCAGGATCGTTTCCTGTTCGGTGGTAGCGTAATCCAATAA
- a CDS encoding cation diffusion facilitator family transporter, translating into MVNVYDEIRKGERGAWVSIIAYLFLSAFKLISGYIFASSALLADGFNNVTDIVVSVAVLIGLRISQKPPDSDHAYGHFRAETIAALLASFIMAVVGLQVLIDGIGSIFRGGKQTPDVTSAGVAVICAVIMLGVYMYNNRLARKINNKALLAAAKDNLSDALVSIGAAVGIIGAQFGLPWLDTVAAIAVGFIICKTAWDIFKDSTHSLTDGFDEQELSDLRSTIAHIPGVEGIRDVKARVHGNHALVDVVIEVNPQLSLIEGHRISDRIEERLQEVHNTMHVHVHVEPKL; encoded by the coding sequence GTGGTGAATGTGTATGATGAAATACGAAAAGGTGAACGTGGGGCATGGGTGAGCATTATCGCCTACCTTTTTCTATCCGCCTTTAAGCTGATTAGCGGATATATATTTGCTTCCAGTGCGTTGCTGGCTGATGGATTTAACAATGTCACCGATATTGTGGTGTCCGTTGCCGTACTGATCGGTCTGCGAATATCTCAAAAACCGCCGGACTCCGACCACGCCTATGGACATTTTCGGGCAGAAACAATAGCGGCATTGCTGGCATCCTTTATTATGGCTGTCGTCGGTCTTCAGGTGCTTATTGACGGGATCGGAAGTATTTTCAGAGGGGGCAAGCAGACGCCTGATGTTACTTCCGCAGGAGTAGCGGTAATATGTGCGGTCATTATGCTGGGAGTATATATGTACAACAACAGACTGGCGCGGAAAATTAACAACAAGGCGTTACTGGCGGCTGCCAAGGATAACCTGTCAGATGCGCTTGTCAGCATCGGTGCAGCGGTTGGTATTATCGGGGCACAGTTTGGATTGCCATGGCTGGATACGGTTGCAGCGATAGCGGTAGGATTTATAATCTGTAAAACGGCGTGGGATATTTTCAAGGACTCTACACACAGCCTGACGGATGGTTTTGATGAGCAGGAGCTGTCAGACTTACGTAGCACGATTGCTCATATACCCGGTGTAGAGGGGATTCGTGATGTCAAGGCACGGGTACACGGCAATCATGCTTTGGTGGATGTTGTCATAGAGGTGAATCCGCAACTCAGCCTGATTGAAGGACATCGGATCAGCGACAGGATTGAGGAACGCCTGCAAGAGGTTCATAATACGATGCATGTTCATGTCCATGTGGAACCCAAATTATAG
- a CDS encoding ATP-binding cassette domain-containing protein, whose protein sequence is MISTSGVTLRYGKRPLFEDVNIKFTPGNCYGLIGANGAGKSTFLKILSGEIEANSGEVHMTPGERMAVLKQNHYEYDEFPVLETVIMGHTRLYEIMKEKDTLYAKSEFTEADGLRAGELEGEFAELNGWDAEPDAASLLIGLGIPRDLHDKNMSELSGNDKVRVLLAQALFGRPNNLLLDEPTNHLDLESIQWLENFLMDYEGTVIVVSHDRHFLNKVCTHIADIDFGKIQMYVGNYDFWYESSQLALALTRDANKKKEEKIKELQAFIQRFSANASKSKQATSRKKQLDKITLDDIRPSNRKYPFLNFKPEREAGKQLLTVDRLSKSIEGEQVLNEFSLVVNKGDKIAFVGPNGLPKSTLFQVLMNETEADSGEFSWGITTTQAYFPKDNSTYFEGVDMNLVEWLRQYSKDQDETFLRGFLGRMLFSGEEALKKASVLSGGEKVRCMLAKMMLNGANVLLLDEPTNHLDLESITALNNGLIDFDGTLLFTSHDHQFIQTIANRIVEITPNGVIDRTMSYDEYLENDEITKLRESMYPVENV, encoded by the coding sequence ATGATCAGTACAAGCGGCGTAACGCTTCGTTATGGTAAACGCCCACTTTTTGAAGACGTAAATATCAAATTTACTCCTGGGAACTGCTACGGCCTGATTGGGGCGAATGGCGCGGGCAAATCTACCTTTTTGAAAATTCTTTCCGGTGAAATCGAAGCCAATTCAGGCGAGGTTCACATGACACCGGGCGAACGGATGGCAGTGCTCAAGCAGAACCATTACGAATACGATGAATTTCCGGTTCTGGAAACCGTTATTATGGGCCATACGCGTCTGTATGAAATCATGAAGGAAAAAGATACACTGTACGCTAAATCGGAATTCACAGAGGCAGACGGCCTGCGTGCCGGCGAGCTTGAAGGTGAATTTGCGGAGCTGAACGGATGGGATGCCGAGCCAGATGCGGCTTCCTTGCTGATCGGTCTTGGTATTCCGCGTGATCTGCATGACAAGAACATGTCTGAGCTGAGCGGTAATGACAAGGTACGTGTTTTGCTGGCTCAAGCGTTGTTTGGTCGTCCGAACAACTTGCTGCTCGATGAGCCTACCAACCATTTGGACCTCGAATCCATTCAATGGCTGGAAAATTTCTTGATGGACTATGAAGGCACCGTCATCGTCGTATCCCATGATCGTCACTTCCTGAACAAGGTATGTACACATATTGCGGATATTGATTTTGGCAAAATCCAGATGTACGTCGGCAACTACGACTTCTGGTATGAGTCCAGCCAGCTTGCGCTTGCCTTGACTCGTGATGCCAACAAGAAAAAGGAAGAGAAGATCAAGGAACTGCAAGCCTTTATTCAGCGCTTTTCCGCGAATGCTTCCAAGTCCAAACAGGCTACTTCACGTAAAAAACAATTGGATAAAATTACGCTGGACGATATTCGTCCGTCGAACCGTAAATATCCGTTCCTGAACTTCAAGCCCGAACGCGAAGCGGGCAAACAGCTGTTGACGGTAGACCGTCTCAGCAAATCCATTGAAGGCGAGCAAGTGCTGAATGAGTTCAGTCTGGTTGTGAACAAAGGCGATAAAATCGCGTTTGTCGGCCCGAACGGCTTGCCTAAATCAACGCTCTTTCAGGTATTGATGAACGAAACTGAAGCGGATAGCGGTGAATTCTCTTGGGGGATTACCACCACTCAGGCTTATTTCCCGAAAGACAATTCCACCTATTTTGAAGGTGTGGATATGAATCTCGTGGAATGGCTGCGCCAATATTCCAAGGATCAGGACGAAACGTTCCTGCGTGGCTTCCTGGGACGTATGCTTTTCTCAGGTGAAGAAGCGCTCAAAAAAGCAAGCGTGCTGTCCGGGGGCGAGAAGGTTCGCTGTATGCTGGCCAAGATGATGCTGAATGGCGCCAATGTGCTGCTGCTGGATGAACCGACCAATCACTTGGATCTGGAATCCATTACAGCGCTGAACAATGGTCTGATCGACTTTGACGGTACCCTATTGTTCACATCGCATGACCATCAGTTCATTCAAACCATTGCAAACCGCATCGTGGAAATTACGCCGAACGGTGTAATCGACCGTACGATGAGCTATGATGAATACTTGGAAAACGATGAAATCACGAAATTGCGTGAAAGTATGTATCCAGTAGAAAACGTCTAA
- a CDS encoding ABC transporter ATP-binding protein has protein sequence MDIKDITFSYDRKTDRLHAINAVIEPGRITTIIGPNGCGKSTLLSVMSNNATPRLGQVILDGKEIARYKPKELARQLAVVHQQNEAPSDLTVEKLVSFGRLPHKNMFTARREEDEQAVEWAIACTNLEERRTRTLDQLSGGERQRVWIAMALAQRTPILFLDEPTTYLDMYYQLEILELIRQLNQEHGLTIVMVLHDINQAIRYSDVMIAMKEGRIITNGPPAEVVTSDMIQAVYGVEVAVRHDAEAGMYLIPIGVGASADSSIRLPAQGV, from the coding sequence ATGGACATTAAGGATATTACCTTTTCATATGACCGGAAAACAGATCGTCTTCACGCCATCAATGCTGTCATTGAGCCGGGACGAATTACAACCATCATTGGTCCCAATGGCTGTGGTAAATCGACGCTGCTTAGCGTCATGTCGAACAATGCAACTCCCCGCCTGGGTCAGGTGATTTTGGACGGTAAAGAGATTGCCCGATACAAGCCCAAGGAACTGGCCCGTCAACTGGCGGTGGTTCATCAGCAGAATGAGGCACCCTCTGACCTGACCGTAGAAAAGCTAGTCAGCTTTGGAAGGCTTCCTCATAAGAACATGTTCACAGCGAGACGTGAGGAGGACGAGCAAGCGGTCGAATGGGCGATAGCCTGTACGAATCTGGAGGAACGCAGAACACGTACACTGGACCAGTTATCGGGGGGAGAACGGCAACGTGTATGGATTGCAATGGCCTTGGCACAACGGACGCCGATTTTATTTTTAGATGAGCCGACCACCTATCTGGATATGTACTACCAGCTTGAAATTTTGGAACTCATCCGGCAGTTAAATCAGGAACACGGTCTGACGATCGTAATGGTGCTGCATGATATCAATCAGGCTATTCGTTATAGCGACGTTATGATTGCCATGAAGGAAGGGCGCATTATAACGAACGGTCCGCCCGCCGAGGTCGTCACATCCGATATGATTCAGGCAGTCTATGGCGTGGAAGTAGCCGTAAGACATGACGCTGAGGCGGGGATGTATCTTATTCCGATTGGTGTGGGAGCTTCCGCAGATTCTTCCATACGTTTACCAGCACAGGGAGTGTAG
- a CDS encoding iron ABC transporter permease → MSKKGWSFIVVIALLISVILYSAMTGSLKVNLSQLVTGLWTGTDDQVNVVKDLRLPRIIVAVMAGATLAVAGVLLQAVMKNPLADAGVIGISSGAALVSLIAVTIFPALYFWMPFFSFIGGALACLMVYGFSWKSGLHPIRLILIGVAVNAIFSGLGQSFNYRGSYAVTSINQVTTSTLSMKKWVDVEVIVTYGGIGLILAMLVFSWCNFLSLQDKTAKNLGFNVTRARLLISVIAVLLAATATAIAGVIAFIGLLVPHCARYLVGSDHKWLIPFSALCGGLLLLLADTLGRTVLAPNEIPASIIMAVIGGPFLIFLIRKADRTYGH, encoded by the coding sequence ATGTCGAAAAAAGGTTGGAGCTTTATCGTTGTAATCGCCTTGCTCATCAGCGTCATTCTCTATTCAGCGATGACAGGCAGTCTCAAGGTGAATTTGAGTCAATTGGTGACCGGATTGTGGACAGGGACGGATGATCAGGTGAATGTGGTCAAGGATCTGAGACTACCGAGAATTATCGTAGCCGTGATGGCGGGAGCCACGCTTGCGGTGGCGGGTGTTTTACTGCAAGCCGTGATGAAAAACCCGCTGGCTGATGCCGGGGTTATCGGTATTTCTTCGGGGGCAGCTTTGGTTTCGCTGATTGCGGTTACGATCTTTCCGGCACTCTATTTCTGGATGCCCTTCTTTTCTTTTATCGGTGGAGCGCTGGCCTGTCTCATGGTTTACGGATTTTCATGGAAATCCGGCCTGCATCCGATCCGTTTGATCTTGATCGGGGTCGCTGTGAATGCGATTTTTTCGGGTCTCGGGCAATCGTTTAACTATCGGGGCAGTTACGCAGTCACCAGCATTAATCAGGTTACAACCTCAACCTTGTCCATGAAAAAATGGGTCGATGTCGAGGTTATTGTGACCTATGGCGGGATTGGGCTGATTTTAGCCATGCTCGTGTTTTCCTGGTGCAATTTTTTGTCGCTGCAAGATAAAACAGCTAAAAACCTGGGATTCAATGTGACGCGTGCGCGTCTTTTAATTTCTGTTATTGCTGTGCTGCTTGCAGCAACGGCTACAGCCATTGCTGGAGTTATTGCATTTATTGGCCTGCTCGTTCCGCATTGTGCCCGCTACTTGGTTGGTTCGGATCACAAATGGCTGATTCCGTTTTCCGCATTGTGCGGCGGTTTGTTGCTACTGCTCGCGGATACGCTGGGCCGGACGGTGCTTGCTCCCAATGAAATTCCGGCTTCCATTATTATGGCCGTCATTGGCGGGCCGTTCCTGATATTCCTGATCAGAAAGGCGGATCGCACCTATGGACATTAA
- the isdE gene encoding heme ABC transporter substrate-binding protein IsdE: protein MKRYTALVQGKSFCFYMLMGLVVLLLAGCSGGATAEQNDHEGAKSVATSGDKAQSRIVATTVAITEITDALGLDLAGKPTSTKVLPDRYKDVPDVGNPMSPDMEKVMSLKPTDVLSVTTLKYDLEPKFKDLKINAEFLNFESLANMQKEIQKLGDTFGKAEKAKEINGALDAKVAEIQQKIKGKKSPKVLILLGVPGSYLVATEHSYIGDLVKIAGGTNVVQGEKVEFIAHNTEALQQSNPDIILRAAHGMPDEVVKMFDEEFKTNDIWKHFNAVKNGHVYDLPEPLFGTTGNLAVNSALDELVKMLYPTN, encoded by the coding sequence ATGAAACGATATACAGCTTTGGTACAAGGGAAATCGTTCTGCTTTTATATGCTGATGGGTCTGGTGGTTTTGTTGCTCGCCGGATGCTCGGGAGGGGCGACGGCCGAACAGAACGATCATGAAGGTGCGAAATCAGTGGCAACGTCCGGCGATAAAGCACAATCACGTATTGTTGCTACAACGGTAGCCATTACGGAAATTACGGATGCGCTGGGTCTGGATTTGGCAGGCAAGCCGACAAGCACGAAAGTGCTGCCTGATCGTTATAAGGATGTCCCTGATGTGGGCAATCCGATGAGTCCTGATATGGAAAAGGTGATGTCGTTGAAGCCGACAGACGTACTGTCGGTTACGACACTAAAATATGATCTGGAGCCTAAATTTAAAGATTTGAAGATCAATGCCGAATTTTTGAATTTTGAAAGTCTAGCCAACATGCAAAAAGAAATTCAAAAGCTGGGAGATACGTTCGGCAAAGCCGAAAAGGCAAAGGAGATTAATGGAGCTTTGGACGCTAAAGTAGCCGAGATTCAACAAAAGATCAAAGGGAAGAAATCCCCTAAAGTATTGATCTTGCTGGGAGTACCGGGAAGCTATCTGGTGGCTACCGAGCATTCCTACATTGGGGATCTGGTTAAAATTGCAGGCGGGACGAACGTAGTCCAGGGTGAGAAGGTTGAATTTATTGCCCACAATACAGAAGCTTTGCAACAGTCCAATCCGGATATTATTTTGCGTGCTGCACACGGGATGCCGGATGAAGTGGTCAAAATGTTCGACGAAGAGTTCAAAACTAACGATATTTGGAAACATTTTAACGCTGTGAAAAACGGACACGTCTATGATTTGCCGGAGCCGCTGTTTGGAACAACAGGAAATTTGGCGGTAAACTCGGCGCTGGATGAGCTAGTAAAAATGTTGTATCCTACGAATTAG